In Calothrix sp. PCC 7507, one DNA window encodes the following:
- a CDS encoding glucose-6-phosphate isomerase produces the protein MDARALWQRYQNWLYFHEGLGLYLDISRMRFDDAFVESLQPKFDKAFADMAELEKGAIANPDENRMVGHYWLRNPDLAPTPELTQEIVQTLEQIEAFAEKIQTGAIHPPRANRFTDIISIGIGGSALGPQFVAEALAPDFPPLKIHFIDNSDPAGIDRTLAHLRNSLASTLVLVISKSGGTPEPRNGMIEVKKAYAGQNLDFAHYAVAITSADSNLDKVAKAEGWLATFPMYDWVGGRTSELSAVGLLPAALQGIDIRAMLEGAKEMDDATRIPDVKHNPAALLALAWYFSGNGRGEKDMVVLPYKDSLLLFSRYLQQLVMESLGKEKDLDGKTVYQGIAVYGNKGSTDQHAYVQQLREGVPNFFATLIEVLIDRQGPSPEIDPGVTSGDYLSGFLLGSRQALYENQRDSITVTIPQVNALTVGALIALYERAVGLYASLINVNAYHQPGVEAGKKAASVILDLQKRVVEVLQTEKTPLTLAEVADKAGASDQIEAIYKILRHLHANQRGVVLEGNPAQPSNLKISAS, from the coding sequence ATGGATGCTAGGGCACTTTGGCAACGATACCAGAACTGGTTATATTTCCACGAGGGATTAGGATTATACCTAGATATAAGTCGAATGCGGTTTGATGATGCCTTCGTGGAATCGTTGCAGCCGAAGTTCGACAAAGCATTTGCGGATATGGCGGAACTGGAAAAGGGAGCGATCGCTAATCCCGACGAAAATCGCATGGTCGGTCACTACTGGCTGCGAAATCCCGATTTAGCCCCCACTCCAGAACTCACACAAGAAATCGTTCAAACCTTAGAACAAATCGAAGCCTTTGCCGAAAAAATCCAAACAGGGGCTATTCATCCTCCCAGGGCAAATCGTTTCACAGATATCATCTCTATTGGCATTGGTGGTTCAGCTCTCGGCCCCCAATTTGTCGCTGAAGCACTCGCTCCCGACTTTCCCCCACTGAAAATTCACTTCATCGACAATTCCGATCCCGCAGGCATTGATCGGACTTTGGCTCACCTCAGAAATAGCCTCGCCAGTACTCTGGTGTTGGTGATTTCCAAATCCGGAGGAACACCAGAACCCCGCAACGGCATGATTGAGGTTAAAAAAGCTTATGCTGGGCAAAATTTAGATTTTGCTCACTATGCTGTAGCCATTACCAGCGCCGATAGCAACCTCGATAAAGTCGCCAAAGCTGAAGGCTGGCTAGCTACTTTTCCCATGTATGACTGGGTGGGAGGACGCACCTCAGAACTATCTGCTGTGGGGCTATTACCAGCAGCATTACAAGGCATTGATATTCGTGCCATGTTAGAAGGCGCAAAAGAAATGGATGACGCTACCCGCATCCCAGATGTGAAGCATAACCCAGCTGCGCTACTTGCTTTGGCTTGGTACTTCTCTGGTAACGGGCGAGGCGAAAAAGATATGGTTGTCCTACCCTATAAAGACAGCTTGCTACTGTTTAGCCGTTATTTGCAACAGCTAGTGATGGAATCCTTGGGTAAGGAAAAAGACTTAGACGGCAAAACTGTTTATCAAGGTATCGCCGTTTATGGTAACAAAGGCTCAACCGATCAACACGCTTACGTCCAGCAGTTACGTGAGGGTGTACCTAATTTCTTTGCTACCTTGATCGAAGTTTTGATAGATCGTCAAGGCCCATCCCCAGAAATCGATCCAGGTGTGACATCAGGAGATTATCTTTCTGGTTTTCTTCTAGGCTCTCGACAAGCGCTTTATGAAAATCAGCGTGATTCAATTACAGTCACCATTCCCCAAGTCAACGCCCTTACTGTCGGCGCGTTAATAGCTTTGTATGAGCGTGCTGTGGGTTTATATGCTAGCTTGATCAACGTCAACGCCTACCATCAACCAGGGGTAGAAGCTGGTAAAAAAGCTGCTTCTGTAATTCTGGACTTGCAAAAACGAGTTGTAGAAGTGCTGCAAACAGAAAAAACTCCTCTGACTCTTGCTGAAGTTGCTGATAAAGCAGGTGCATCTGACCAAATTGAAGCAATTTACAAGATTCTCCGTCATCTGCACGCCAATCAAAGAGGTGTAGTGCTAGAAGGCAATCCTGCACAACCCAGCAATTTGAAAATTTCAGCTTCCTAA
- a CDS encoding magnesium transporter CorA family protein, translating into MIILLTFSQNHLELFTSWDVNAVLERIGSSHNIWLRCIHLRDRTAIATIVKYFGLNPSRVDMIFNHSSLGIDEDIEDCLFDGYEILTHQIKNREFEVARGSIVVGTNFIITFETTEVKILSILTNNLQKRTIDIQKWGIDYLLYLIFKDVLNNYHTVFDYLSRQLDDLEDEVLGNSSDESTYQKIATMRQSTRFVRRIFQSIKSLLAIMDYEDFSWLTPPVKELFHQELLHNVDSLWQEYQTLRAWMSELMEIQRDNIASKTGERINRLTILSSIFLPITFLSGFYGMNFKYMPELEQPWAYPTVVSVMALIVIGSILYAKKQRWL; encoded by the coding sequence ATGATAATTCTCCTCACCTTTTCTCAGAATCATCTGGAATTATTTACCAGTTGGGATGTGAATGCGGTATTGGAAAGGATTGGTAGTTCTCACAATATCTGGTTGCGCTGTATTCACTTACGCGATCGCACTGCAATTGCTACAATTGTCAAGTATTTTGGACTAAATCCATCTCGTGTTGACATGATTTTCAACCATTCCTCTTTAGGAATTGATGAAGACATAGAAGATTGTTTATTTGACGGCTATGAAATTCTAACTCATCAAATAAAAAATCGAGAGTTTGAGGTGGCGCGTGGCAGTATTGTTGTGGGAACTAATTTTATCATCACTTTTGAAACCACTGAAGTAAAAATTTTAAGCATACTAACTAACAATCTGCAGAAGCGAACTATAGATATTCAAAAATGGGGAATCGACTATCTTTTATATCTGATTTTTAAAGATGTTTTGAATAATTATCATACTGTATTTGACTATCTCTCTAGACAACTTGATGATTTAGAAGATGAAGTTTTAGGGAATTCTAGTGATGAATCAACATACCAAAAAATTGCCACAATGAGGCAATCTACTCGTTTCGTCCGCCGGATTTTTCAAAGTATCAAGTCACTTCTGGCTATTATGGATTACGAAGATTTCTCCTGGCTTACCCCACCAGTCAAGGAATTATTCCATCAAGAACTGCTTCACAACGTTGATAGTCTCTGGCAAGAATATCAAACACTGAGAGCCTGGATGTCAGAATTAATGGAAATTCAACGCGACAATATTGCTAGCAAAACTGGTGAACGAATTAACCGCCTGACTATTCTATCGTCCATATTTTTGCCAATCACGTTTTTGTCTGGCTTCTATGGTATGAACTTTAAATATATGCCGGAATTAGAACAACCTTGGGCTTATCCTACTGTTGTTAGCGTTATGGCATTGATTGTGATTGGTAGTATTTTGTATGCTAAAAAACAGCGATGGTTGTAA
- the radC gene encoding DNA repair protein RadC yields the protein MTYCLRIADLPTNERPRERLMTHGSSILATAELIAILLGTGQGPGKLSAVGLGQYILSELGKHQRDPLAVLREVTPAELMQIPGIGPAKATTILAAIELGKRAFQSRPDGIPIDSPAAAAATLSHDLMWQVQEKFAVVLLDVKNRLLGTQVITIGTATETLASPREIFREVIRQGATRVIVAHNHPSGNVEPSQEDIELTRQLLAGAGFLSIPLIDHLILGNGNYQSLREVTTLWDEHPQGD from the coding sequence ATGACCTATTGCCTCAGAATTGCCGACTTACCCACAAACGAGCGTCCACGTGAGCGGTTAATGACCCACGGCTCCAGCATCTTAGCCACCGCCGAGTTAATTGCCATTCTGCTAGGCACCGGTCAAGGGCCAGGAAAACTATCTGCAGTGGGTTTGGGACAATATATTTTGAGCGAATTAGGTAAACATCAACGTGACCCTTTAGCAGTGCTACGAGAAGTCACCCCAGCTGAATTGATGCAAATTCCTGGGATTGGCCCAGCAAAAGCTACAACTATCTTAGCCGCAATTGAATTAGGCAAACGCGCCTTTCAATCCCGTCCAGATGGCATACCTATTGATAGTCCAGCCGCCGCAGCTGCCACTCTCAGCCATGATTTAATGTGGCAAGTGCAAGAAAAATTTGCAGTTGTGCTGTTAGATGTCAAGAATCGCTTGCTGGGGACGCAGGTAATTACCATTGGTACAGCGACAGAAACTTTAGCTTCTCCTCGAGAAATTTTTAGGGAAGTGATTCGTCAAGGTGCGACGCGGGTTATAGTTGCACATAATCATCCCTCTGGTAACGTAGAACCTAGCCAAGAAGATATCGAACTAACACGTCAGTTGTTAGCTGGGGCTGGTTTTTTGAGCATCCCCCTCATAGATCATCTAATTTTGGGTAATGGCAATTACCAGAGCTTACGAGAGGTAACAACATTATGGGATGAGCATCCCCAAGGGGATTAA
- a CDS encoding efflux RND transporter permease subunit translates to MQQAKNSGGFSISAIAIRQHIGTFMVTLAVIVVGVFFLTTIQVDLLPAITYPRIGVRLAAPGISPEVAIDEITRPLEEALSATENVIQVFSRTREGQVSLDLYFQPGGNIDQALNDATAAFNRSRGQLPDTIEEPRLFKVDPSQLPIYELALTSPSLQGKDLRVFADEELGRELSVIPGVASVDVSGGAEEEVRVLVDLNRLQALGVGLNDVLGELTARNQDISGGRILGKNSEPLTRTVGKFRDAKEIENISFAVSSSPSSPPSPARRIYLRDFAQVIDGTEDERVLVYLNRQPAVKFSIQKQPDANTITVVDAVKKRIEQLRQSGLIPADVTLNPTTDESRFIRNSLNDVIFSAVSGALLAAAAVLLFLGSLRQTFIISLAIPLCTLAAIALMKIFGLTLNVFSLAGLTLGIGQAIDTSVVILENISEKAGMTPNQREKGRGREDKGIDPKLFIENAIASSQEVESALVAATAANLVSVVPFLLIGGFIALLFNELILTISFAVAASLVVAITVVPMLTSRLLAIPWSSGISDFWLLKKFNRRFADATRGYGNFLTKVLRYPLLVVTLALVILGGSSFFMVGQIPQEILPRINTGQATLRAQFPAGTPLATSQKVMQIVDDILLKQPETEYAFTTVGGSLFGSNTTENPLRASSTINLKPGTNVEEFVRKVTQEFNKLNLAGILLRLTPGQVRGLILSNSPAQGSEIDVILQADSEKALRQAGGEVLQALTEKAKLARFRPDSDPQQPEIQIRPDWERVSSLGLTAQGIGATIQTAIEGSVPTQIQRGNRLVDVRVQLNQQAIQRPSQLAGLPLFTGDKQLIRLADIARIEEGQAPGEVQRINQRQVLIIAGNLTEGASLGNALAEVQDVLESVKLPDGVSLLPSSAQETNQQLQNALKTLGALAVFLIFVVMAVQYNSLIDPLVIMFTVPLALAGGIFGLYITKTAIGATVIVGVVLLVGIVVNAGILMVELANQIREEEGCTRQVAILKAAPQRLRPILMTTVTTILGLFPLALGIGEGSEFLQPLGIVVFFGMAIATMLTLFVIPCFYILLHDFLGWGWAKPIVIQLSARRLGTRE, encoded by the coding sequence ATGCAGCAGGCAAAAAATAGCGGCGGATTTAGTATTAGTGCGATCGCTATTCGCCAACACATTGGCACATTCATGGTAACGCTAGCAGTGATTGTTGTAGGGGTATTTTTTCTCACAACCATCCAAGTTGACCTCCTACCAGCAATTACCTATCCCCGAATTGGTGTCCGGCTAGCCGCGCCTGGTATCTCTCCAGAAGTCGCAATAGATGAAATCACTAGACCTCTAGAAGAAGCTTTATCAGCAACTGAAAACGTCATCCAAGTATTTTCTCGGACTCGCGAGGGACAAGTTAGTCTTGATTTATACTTTCAGCCAGGGGGGAATATTGATCAAGCCCTCAACGATGCCACTGCTGCTTTTAACCGCAGCAGAGGGCAACTGCCAGACACAATCGAGGAGCCGCGCCTATTTAAAGTCGATCCCTCCCAATTACCGATTTATGAATTGGCGCTGACATCCCCCTCACTGCAAGGTAAAGATTTGCGGGTATTTGCGGACGAAGAGTTAGGTCGTGAACTCAGTGTCATTCCAGGAGTCGCGTCAGTTGATGTCTCTGGCGGGGCTGAGGAAGAGGTGAGAGTGCTGGTTGACTTAAACCGGTTGCAAGCCTTGGGCGTAGGATTAAATGATGTCCTTGGCGAACTCACAGCTCGTAACCAAGACATTTCCGGTGGTCGGATTTTAGGAAAAAATTCTGAGCCACTCACTCGTACAGTAGGCAAATTCCGCGATGCGAAGGAAATAGAAAACATTTCCTTTGCCGTCTCTTCCTCTCCCTCATCCCCACCATCCCCCGCTCGCCGCATCTATCTGCGAGACTTTGCCCAGGTAATCGACGGTACGGAAGACGAGCGAGTGTTGGTCTATCTCAACCGCCAGCCTGCTGTCAAATTTTCTATCCAAAAGCAGCCTGATGCCAACACAATCACAGTTGTGGACGCTGTAAAAAAGCGGATTGAACAATTGCGGCAATCAGGTTTAATTCCAGCGGATGTCACTTTGAACCCCACCACAGATGAGTCTCGCTTCATCCGCAATTCTTTAAATGATGTCATCTTTTCGGCGGTTTCTGGGGCATTGTTAGCAGCCGCCGCCGTGCTGTTATTTTTGGGGTCACTCAGGCAAACATTCATTATCAGTTTAGCAATTCCCCTGTGTACCCTAGCAGCGATCGCTTTGATGAAGATATTTGGCTTGACTTTGAATGTATTCAGTTTAGCAGGGCTGACATTGGGGATTGGTCAAGCAATTGATACATCGGTTGTGATCTTAGAGAACATTTCCGAAAAAGCGGGAATGACTCCCAATCAAAGAGAGAAGGGGAGAGGGAGAGAAGACAAAGGGATCGATCCCAAATTATTTATAGAAAATGCGATCGCCTCTTCCCAAGAAGTAGAATCTGCTTTAGTCGCCGCCACCGCCGCCAACTTAGTCTCAGTAGTGCCATTTTTGTTAATTGGCGGCTTTATTGCCCTACTGTTTAATGAACTAATACTCACAATTAGCTTTGCAGTAGCCGCCTCCCTGGTTGTCGCCATCACAGTCGTACCGATGCTGACATCTCGACTACTAGCAATTCCGTGGTCTAGCGGCATCAGTGACTTTTGGTTATTGAAAAAATTTAATCGACGCTTTGCAGATGCTACACGAGGATACGGTAACTTTTTAACTAAAGTTTTACGGTATCCACTTCTGGTAGTTACCCTGGCCTTAGTAATATTAGGCGGTAGCAGCTTCTTTATGGTGGGTCAAATTCCCCAAGAAATCTTACCCCGGATCAACACCGGACAAGCCACCTTAAGAGCGCAATTTCCCGCTGGCACACCTTTAGCAACTTCACAAAAAGTGATGCAAATTGTCGATGACATTTTGCTCAAACAACCAGAAACCGAGTATGCTTTCACAACTGTGGGCGGTTCTCTATTTGGTAGCAACACCACCGAAAACCCCTTGCGTGCCAGCAGCACCATCAATCTTAAACCAGGCACGAATGTCGAAGAATTCGTGAGAAAAGTCACTCAGGAATTTAACAAACTCAACTTAGCAGGAATTCTCTTGCGTCTCACTCCTGGTCAAGTGCGGGGTTTAATCTTAAGTAATAGTCCAGCCCAAGGATCAGAAATTGACGTGATTCTGCAAGCTGACAGCGAAAAAGCATTACGCCAAGCAGGCGGTGAAGTCCTACAAGCTTTGACAGAAAAAGCAAAATTAGCTAGATTTCGACCAGATTCCGATCCTCAACAACCAGAAATCCAAATCCGTCCCGATTGGGAAAGAGTTTCCAGCTTAGGGCTGACAGCGCAAGGAATCGGTGCAACCATTCAGACAGCTATTGAAGGTTCCGTCCCCACACAAATTCAACGCGGTAATCGTTTAGTTGATGTTCGGGTACAGTTGAATCAACAAGCAATCCAGCGTCCTTCTCAACTAGCAGGATTACCCCTGTTTACAGGTGACAAGCAACTGATTCGCCTTGCTGATATTGCCCGTATTGAAGAAGGACAAGCACCAGGTGAAGTCCAGCGCATTAACCAACGTCAAGTTTTGATTATTGCCGGCAATCTCACTGAAGGGGCGAGTCTTGGTAATGCCTTAGCAGAAGTACAAGACGTACTGGAGAGCGTTAAATTACCTGATGGCGTTTCCCTTCTGCCTAGTTCTGCCCAAGAAACTAATCAACAACTCCAGAATGCTTTGAAAACATTGGGAGCTTTAGCAGTCTTCTTAATCTTTGTCGTCATGGCTGTGCAGTACAATTCCCTCATCGACCCCCTAGTGATTATGTTCACCGTACCACTAGCTTTAGCTGGGGGAATTTTTGGACTTTATATTACCAAAACGGCGATTGGTGCTACAGTAATCGTCGGCGTTGTACTGCTAGTGGGAATTGTGGTCAACGCCGGAATTTTAATGGTAGAACTTGCGAACCAAATTCGAGAAGAGGAAGGTTGTACCCGTCAAGTTGCTATCCTCAAAGCTGCGCCTCAACGCTTGCGCCCAATTTTAATGACTACAGTCACCACCATCTTGGGACTTTTTCCCTTAGCCTTGGGCATTGGTGAAGGTTCGGAGTTTTTACAACCCTTAGGAATTGTAGTTTTCTTTGGTATGGCGATCGCTACAATGTTAACTCTATTTGTCATCCCCTGTTTTTACATTCTGCTACACGATTTTCTCGGTTGGGGTTGGGCTAAACCCATTGTCATACAGCTAAGTGCAAGGAGACTGGGGACTAGGGAGTAG
- a CDS encoding efflux RND transporter periplasmic adaptor subunit: MILDEKVPQKQEKHQTSTALSQVIKTQSHSFFQFCPPISVVSCLLGIGLLTASCGSLPKESADAQSQSPGVAAGATPVDVAIARTESLQVQPEYIGTTTPFRTVSLRSQVEGRLLALNRDVGDTVTTGQLVGQIDDALLLTALKQAEAELAALTSEVARAKTLVSNARAELEQRRLEVVQAQADSQRQQTLFRQGAIAEQAAEQARTKVQTSTQVLRAAAEQVRTEQQAVAATQGRVIAQQAVVAQAKERRSYARLISSITGVVLEKVTEPGNLLQAGSEVLKIADFSRVKVAVQVSELELANIQVGQSVQVSLDAFPNQGLIGRITRISPSADATARLVPIEVVIPNSEAKIGSGLLARVNFDNQSQQRIVVPQTAIQQEAGSDKSETAKASRPIDRSNSTQTESEDRTATVFLVKDTEGQSKVTIRAVTLGKKVDGKVEILSGLQPGDRYVVRSGKPLKDGQPVSLSVLSEAESTRKSN; the protein is encoded by the coding sequence ATGATTTTGGACGAGAAAGTGCCGCAAAAACAGGAGAAACACCAAACTTCTACAGCCTTAAGCCAGGTGATTAAAACTCAGTCACATTCATTTTTTCAGTTCTGTCCGCCGATCTCAGTAGTTAGCTGTTTGCTGGGTATTGGACTATTAACAGCCAGTTGTGGCTCGTTACCGAAAGAATCAGCTGACGCCCAATCTCAAAGCCCTGGGGTTGCGGCAGGTGCAACGCCTGTGGATGTGGCGATCGCCCGTACAGAATCATTGCAAGTACAACCAGAGTATATCGGTACTACCACACCCTTCCGCACCGTATCACTGCGATCGCAGGTAGAAGGGCGGTTGTTGGCCTTGAATCGAGATGTGGGAGATACCGTCACCACAGGACAACTAGTGGGACAAATAGACGACGCCCTATTGTTAACTGCATTAAAGCAAGCAGAAGCAGAACTAGCCGCGCTCACATCAGAAGTAGCTAGAGCCAAAACCTTAGTTAGCAATGCCCGTGCAGAATTAGAACAAAGGCGCTTAGAAGTAGTGCAAGCACAAGCAGACTCCCAACGACAGCAGACACTATTTAGACAAGGAGCGATCGCCGAACAAGCAGCCGAACAAGCACGCACCAAAGTGCAAACATCAACTCAAGTACTGCGAGCGGCGGCTGAACAAGTCCGCACAGAACAGCAAGCCGTAGCCGCCACCCAAGGTAGAGTCATTGCCCAACAAGCAGTAGTCGCCCAAGCCAAAGAACGTAGATCATACGCCCGGCTGATCTCTTCCATCACTGGTGTTGTCCTCGAAAAAGTCACAGAACCTGGTAATCTGCTCCAAGCCGGGAGCGAAGTCTTGAAAATTGCCGACTTTAGCCGTGTCAAAGTCGCAGTTCAAGTTTCTGAATTGGAATTAGCTAATATTCAAGTTGGGCAGTCTGTACAAGTAAGCCTAGATGCCTTCCCCAATCAAGGATTAATCGGCAGAATTACGCGGATTTCGCCATCTGCAGATGCCACAGCGCGTTTAGTGCCAATAGAAGTAGTAATTCCCAACAGCGAGGCGAAAATTGGCAGCGGATTGCTAGCGCGGGTCAATTTTGACAACCAGAGCCAACAGCGAATAGTAGTACCACAAACAGCCATTCAGCAAGAAGCTGGCAGTGATAAGTCAGAAACAGCCAAGGCATCTCGACCAATTGACCGGAGTAATAGCACACAAACAGAGTCAGAAGACCGGACTGCCACAGTATTTTTGGTCAAGGATACAGAAGGCCAATCCAAGGTGACAATCCGCGCCGTCACCCTAGGAAAGAAAGTTGATGGCAAAGTGGAAATTTTATCTGGCTTACAACCAGGCGATCGCTATGTTGTGCGTAGTGGTAAACCATTAAAAGATGGTCAACCCGTAAGTCTTTCAGTTCTATCAGAAGCAGAATCAACCCGTAAAAGCAATTAA
- a CDS encoding phycobiliprotein lyase, whose amino-acid sequence MTSPLELAKTAESSQIAEFFQESVGKWRSERRYYTLPSGETQEMVSMIAIRFLERGCDELQKLAQMHSFLNLVSLTCGAEVIWETTDTATGRKESKGLTLFGALGTNLYRDRGFATSKPVSAQYYFPNPKTLCLRTEYNNSVFEEELKLIGSKYRTRQSIISRAGEQLMIGQYLEKRVDC is encoded by the coding sequence GTGACATCACCGCTAGAACTGGCAAAAACCGCCGAGTCTTCTCAAATTGCCGAATTCTTTCAAGAATCAGTGGGTAAATGGCGATCAGAACGGCGTTACTATACTCTGCCATCGGGAGAAACTCAGGAAATGGTGAGTATGATCGCCATCCGGTTTTTAGAACGGGGATGCGATGAATTGCAAAAGCTGGCTCAGATGCACAGTTTCCTCAATCTAGTTAGCTTGACATGTGGCGCTGAAGTAATTTGGGAAACTACAGATACAGCAACGGGAAGAAAGGAATCGAAAGGTTTAACGTTATTTGGGGCGTTGGGAACAAATTTATATCGCGATCGCGGTTTTGCGACATCCAAGCCAGTCTCCGCCCAATATTATTTCCCCAACCCCAAAACCCTTTGTTTGCGAACAGAGTATAACAATTCAGTCTTTGAGGAAGAATTAAAACTCATTGGCAGCAAATACCGCACTCGCCAGTCTATTATCTCTCGTGCTGGAGAACAGTTGATGATTGGTCAGTATTTAGAAAAGCGAGTTGACTGTTAA
- a CDS encoding HdeD family acid-resistance protein yields the protein MTTNASEDIKKNINGSLVIGVLLTILGIIAIALPTISTIFAETWLALILISSGFAKLVYATQTRDKGGFVWKLLLSGLYIATGVMLFVYPQTGILTLTLLLGSFLLTEGVFELFLAFKLRPQQNWTWVLGDGVITLVLGAMIWFQWPFNAPWLIGTLVGVSVLFTGISRVMLSLNARSYLS from the coding sequence ATGACAACTAATGCTTCTGAAGATATCAAAAAGAATATTAATGGATCGCTAGTGATTGGTGTTCTCTTAACTATCCTGGGGATTATTGCGATCGCCTTACCAACAATTTCCACAATTTTTGCAGAGACTTGGCTGGCGTTAATTCTCATCTCTTCTGGATTTGCCAAGCTAGTTTACGCTACCCAAACACGTGATAAGGGCGGATTCGTTTGGAAGTTGTTGTTAAGTGGACTTTATATTGCAACTGGCGTGATGCTATTTGTTTACCCCCAAACAGGTATTCTGACGCTAACTCTGTTGTTAGGTAGCTTTTTATTAACAGAAGGCGTATTCGAGCTGTTCCTAGCATTTAAGTTACGTCCACAACAAAACTGGACTTGGGTACTAGGAGATGGTGTGATTACTCTGGTGTTGGGCGCAATGATTTGGTTTCAGTGGCCATTCAATGCACCCTGGCTGATTGGAACACTAGTAGGTGTTAGCGTTCTCTTCACTGGTATTTCACGTGTGATGCTATCGCTAAATGCGCGTTCCTACTTGAGTTAA
- a CDS encoding Uma2 family endonuclease produces MDTVVVNLEPIVHLTDEQFYQLCMANRDLNLEQSATGELIIVTPVGGESGNREAGLITDLEIWNRQTKLGIVFSSSTIFRLPNGAKRSPDAAWIKLARWEALTAEEREKFPPITPDFVIELRSKSDRLQPLQDKMQEYLENGLRLGWLINPQDQQVEIYRPSQPVEVVKIPAILSGEEILPGFELQLRSP; encoded by the coding sequence ATGGATACAGTTGTGGTAAATCTAGAGCCAATTGTTCACCTCACCGATGAGCAATTTTATCAACTTTGCATGGCAAATCGGGATTTAAATTTAGAACAGAGTGCGACAGGAGAATTGATAATTGTGACACCAGTGGGGGGAGAAAGCGGAAATCGGGAAGCAGGGCTAATTACAGACTTAGAAATTTGGAATCGCCAAACCAAATTAGGAATAGTTTTTAGTTCCTCTACTATTTTTAGGCTTCCAAATGGTGCAAAACGTTCTCCCGACGCTGCTTGGATAAAATTAGCACGCTGGGAAGCACTAACTGCTGAAGAACGCGAAAAATTCCCGCCCATTACGCCAGACTTTGTCATTGAACTCAGGTCTAAAAGTGACCGACTCCAACCTCTGCAAGATAAGATGCAGGAATATCTAGAAAATGGCTTGCGTTTGGGTTGGCTGATTAATCCTCAAGATCAACAGGTAGAGATTTATCGACCAAGTCAGCCTGTAGAAGTAGTTAAAATACCAGCCATACTATCTGGGGAAGAGATTTTACCAGGCTTTGAGTTGCAACTGCGATCGCCCTAG